A stretch of the Epinephelus fuscoguttatus linkage group LG2, E.fuscoguttatus.final_Chr_v1 genome encodes the following:
- the irx6a gene encoding iroquois-class homeodomain protein IRX-6a, translated as MVTKEAAMSFSQFGYPYNATSQFFVSANPSTTCCDSISRSVSDGTGGSQTAAAAAAAASFCCPSYENRLLASSRTELNAALGMYSSPYAAAAAASQNYANYFPYSTDPSAIYSTLNPQYDIKDSTGTLHSGITQTAAYYPYDHSLGQYQYDRYGTVDFNGTARRKNATRETTSTLKTWLYEHRKNPYPTKGEKIMLAIITKMTLTQVSTWFANARRRLKKENKMTWSPKNKANDDRKDDFNKSDQECVTKDSSDCKEEKDLHLSDLDDMDDDDCDKLDSDCEKAAADEQDLQRAMAVSGAPQKRDCSSELHLSLTNSFHAFPCAIKSVTTLPPLPSDFLDPVVSKAPTSTGPAGTVSLSHFEASDKPRIWSLARTAASGVILSHQQHGSELRTGNSSGDCQLQSARLTGALTGQCGGMRGLHESSSVTNAESPFPESSSLHSKVYGTGSYSHKDLQLHCSSYAALPDTCQYSTIEGFSGGKAETQSSDLSEACGTAQDDKVTAFRPVMKR; from the exons ATGGTAACAAAAGAAGCAGCTATGTCTTTCTCGCAATTTGGATACCCTTACAATGCAACTTCACAG TTTTTCGTGTCGGCAAACCCCAGTACGACTTGCTGCGATTCGATTTCCAGGTCGGTCTCTGACGGGACAGGCGGCTCCCAGACCGCCgctgccgccgccgctgctgccTCCTTCTGCTGCCCGTCCTACGAGAACCGGCTCCTGGCGAGCAGCCGGACGGAGCTGAACGCAGCGCTGGGGATGTACAGCTCACCCTACGCCGCAGCGGCTGCCGCCAGCCAGAACTACGCCAACTACTTCCCCTACAGCACCGACCCATCCGCTATCTACTCCACTCTG AATCCACAGTATGACATTAaggacagcacaggcactttaCACTCTGGCATCACTCAGACCGCTGCATACTATCCTTATGACCATTCACTGGGACAGTATCAATATGACAG ATATGGGACAGTAGACTTTAATGGCACAGCCAGAAGAAAGAACGCAACTCGTGAAACCACCAGCACCCTGAAAACATGGTTGTATGAGCACCGCAAGAACCCCTACCCCACCAAGGGCGAGAAGATCATGCTGGCCATCATCACCAAAATGACCCTCACCCAAGTGTCCACCTGGTTCGCCAACGCCAGGAGGAGGCTAAAGAAGGAGAACAAGATGACCTGGTCACCAAAGAATAAGGCCAATGATGACAGGAAGGATGACTTTAACAAGAGCGACCAAGAATGTGTCACCAAAG ATTCCAGTGATTGCAAGGAGGAGAAAGATCTGCATCTCAGCGATCTGGACGACATGGACGATGACGACTGTGACAAGCTGGACAGTGACTGTGAAAAGGCAGCTGCGGATGAGCAGGACCTCCAGAGGGCCATGGCGGTATCTGGAGCCCCTCAAAAGAGAGACTGCAGCTCTGAGCTCCACCTCAGTTTAACCAACAGCTTCCACGCGTTCCCCTGCGCCATCAAAAGTGTCACCACACTCCCTCCTCTCCCGTCTGACTTCCTGGATCCTGTGGTGTCCAAGGCACCCACCTCAACCGGCCCTGCAGGCACGGTGTCCCTGTCTCACTTTGAAGCATCAGATAAGCCTCGGATTTGGTCTCTGGCTCGTACGGCGGCATCGGGGGTCATACTGAGCCATCAGCAGCATGGCTCGGAGTTGAGGACAGGCAACTCAAGCGGGGACTGCCAGCTCCAGAGCGCCAGGCTTACCGGGGCTCTTACTGGACAGTGTGGGGGCATGAGAGGCCTCCATGAATCTAGTAGTGTCACCAATGCTGAGAGCCCCTTCCCTGAGAGCTCGTCCTTGCACTCTAAAGTCTATGGCACTGGCAGCTACAGTCACAAGGACCTCCAGCTGCACTGTTCATCCTATGCTGCACTCCCAGACACATGTCAGTACTCCACCATTGAAG GATTCTCTGGTGGCAAAGCAGAGACACAGTCATCTGACCTCAGTGAAGCCTGTGGGACCGCGCAGGATGACAAGGTCACTGCCTTCAGACCAGTGATGAAGAGGTGA